CGTCCATCGTCCTCTACGAGGCCGCGCACGCCGCCCGGCAGGCCGAGGAGGAACAGCGGGAGGTCTCCGAGAGCGAGCTGACCCAGGCGCTGCGGGCCGTGTTCGCCGAACCCCAGCAGGTGGAGGCCGTACGGGAGGCGCCCGGGGGAGAGGAAGCGGCCCGTGAGCTGACCGAGGCGGTGCGCCGGGTACCGATGGCCCGGCGGTTCCACAACGACGCCGTACGGGCGGCCAGGGCGCTGCGCCGGCACCGCAAGGTCCGCTGGTTCCGGCTGGCCGGACACGCGCCGTTCCCGATGGCGTTCGAGATGGACGACGAGCCCCCCACGGCACTGGTCGCACGGGCCGCCTGACCGGCGCGAACACCGCGAGGGCCGGCAAAACGATCCACCGGCTTGTCATTGGCCCTTGCTGTGGCCTGGTCCGTTCCCGTTTCCTCAGTGCTTGCAGTAACCCTCTTTCACCGTGTGAGGTCACCCGTGTCCAACTCCGAAAACCAGACCCCCGAGATCGGCACCGCCCGTGTGAAGCGCGGCATGGCCGAGCAGCTCAAGGGTGGCGTGATCATGGACGTCGTCACGCCGGAGCAGGCGAAGATCGCCGAGGACGCGGGCGCCGTCGCCGTGATGGCCCTGGAGCGGGTCCCGGCCGACATCCGCAAGGACGGCGGCGTGGCCCGGATGTCCGACCCGGACATGATCGAAGGCATCATCGAGGCCGTCTCGATCCCGGTCATGGCCAAGTCCCGCATCGGCCACTTCGTCGAGGCCCAGGTCCTGCAGTCCCTCGGCGTCGACTACATCGACGAGTCCGAGGTCCTCACCCCGGCCGACGAGGTCAACCACTCCGACAAGTGGTCCTTCACGACCCCCTTCGTCTGCGGCGCCACCAACCTCGGTGAGGCCCTGCGCCGGATCGCCGAGGGCGCGGCCATGATCCGCTCAAAGGGCGAGGCCGGCACCGGCAACGTCGTCGAGGCCGTCCGCCACCTGCGCCAGATCAAGAACGAGATCGCCAAGCTGCGCGGCTTCGACAACCACGAGCTGTACGCCGCCGCCAAGGAGCTGCGCGCCCCGTACGAGCTCGTCAAGGAGGTCGCCGAGCTCGGCAAGCTGCCGGTCGTGCTGTTCTCCGCCGGCGGTGTCGCCACCCCGGCCGACGCCGCGCTGATGCGCCAGCTCGGCGCCGAGGGCGTCTTCGTCGGCTCCGGCATCTTCAAGTCCGGCGACCCGGCCAAGCGCGCCGCCGCCATCGTGAAGGCCACGACCTTCTACGACGACCCGAAGATCATCGCGGACGCGTCCCGCAACCTCGGCGAGGCCATGGTCGGCATCAACTGCGACACCCTCCCCGAGACCGAGCGCTACGCCAACCGCGGCTGGTAAGGCGCTGCGTCCCATGAGCAACACCCCCGTCATAGGCGTCCTGGCCCTCCAGGGCGACGTACGGGAGCACCTCATCGCCCTGGCCGCGGTCGACGCCGTGGCCAGGCCGGTGCGGCGCCCCGAGGAACTCGCCGAGATCGACGGTCTCGTCATCCCCGGCGGCGAGTCCACGACCATCTCCAAGTTGGCCGTCCTGTTCGGCGTGATGGACCCGCTGCGCGCACGCGTGCGTGACGGCCTCCCCGTCTACGGCACCTGCGCCGGCATGATCATGCTCGCCGACAAGATCCTCGACCCGCGCTCGGGTCAGGAGACCATCGGCGGCATCGACATGATCGTGCGCCGCAACGCCTTCGGCCGCCAGAACGAGTCCTTCGAAGCCGCACTCGACGTGAAGGGCATCGCGGGCGATCCTGTGGAGGGCGTCTTCATCCGCGCCCCCTGGGTCGAGTCCGTCGGCGCCGAGGCCGAGGTCCTCGCCGAGCACGAGGGCCACATCGTCGCGGTCCGTCAGGGCAACGCGCTGGCCACGTCGTTCCACCCGGAACTGACCGGCGACCACCGCGTGCACGGTCTGTTCGCCGACATGGTGCGCGCGAACCGGACAGCGGAGTCCTTGTAGGATCTCTGGGGTTCGTTCATAGATGGGTTACGCGAAGGAGACAGGCAGATGTCCGGCCACTCTAAATGGGCCACGACGAAGCACAAGAAGGCCGTGATCGACGCCAAGCGCGGCAAGCTCTTCGCGAAGCTGATCAAGAACATCGAGGTCGCGGCGCGTATGGGCGGCGTCGACATCGAGGGGAACCCGACGCTCTACGACGCCATCCAGAAGGCGAAGAAGCAGTCGGTCCCGAACAAGAACATCGACTCCGCGGTCAAGCGCGGAGGCGGTCTCGAGGCCGGTGGCGCCGACTACGAGACGATCATGTACGAGGGTTACGGCCCGAACGGTGTCGCGGTGCTCATCGAGTGCCTCACCGACAACCGCAATCGCGCCGCCTCCGACGTCCGCGTCGCCATGACCCGCAACGGCGGCAACATGGCCGACCCCGGCTCGGTGTCGTACATGTTCAGCCGCAAGGGCGTCATCATCGTCCCCAAGGGCGAGCTGAGCGAGGACGACGTCCTCACCGCGGTCCTCGAGGCGGGCGCCGAGGAGGTCAACGACCTCGGTGAGTCCTTCGAGGTGCTCAGCGAGGCCACCGACCTGGTCACGGTCCGCACCGCCCTCCAGGAGGCCGGCATCGACTACGACTCCGCGGACTCCAGCTTCGTGCCGTCCGTCCAGGTCGAGCTGGACGAGGAGGGCGCCAAGAAGATCTTCAAGCTGATCGACGCGCTCGAGGACAGCGACGACGTGCAGAACGTCTTCGCCAACTTCGACGTCAGCGACGAGATCATGGAGAAGGTCGACGCGTAACGCGGTCGCGAGCTGCACGGACTCAACGGGCCGACGGGGCATCCCCGTCGGCCCGTCGCTTTGTCGGGAGTTGCTGACCGGCGTTGTCGGTGGCACCGGATAGCCTGCACAAACAGGCGATCGAAGGAGGGGGCGCGGGGTGCGCGTACTGGGGGTGGACCCGGGGCTGACGCGATGCGGTGTCGGTGTGGTCGAAGGCGTCGCCGGACGCCCGCTCACCATGCTCGGCGTCGGTGTCGTACGGACGCCCGCGGACGCCGAGTTGGGCCACCGCCTCGTCGCCGTCGAGCAGGGCATCGAGATGTGGCTGGACGAGCACCGGCCCGAATTCGTCGCCGTGGAGCGGGTGTTCAGCCAGCACAACGTCCGCACCGTGATGGGCACCGCCCAGGCCAGCGCCGTCGCCATGCTCTGCGCCGCCCGCCGCGGCATCCCCGTCGCCCTGCACACCCCCAGCGAGGTCAAGGCGGCCGTCACCGGCTCGGGCCGCGCCGACAAGGCACAGGTCGGTGCCATGGTCACCCGCCTGCTGCGGCTCAGCGCCCCGCCCAAACCGGCCGACGCCGCCGACGCCCTCGCACTCGCCATCTGTCACATCTGGCGGGCCCCCGCACAGAACCGACTCCAGCAGGCCGTCGCCCTGCACTCCGCCAAGGCTCCCTCGAAAGGCCGTCTCGCA
The DNA window shown above is from Streptomyces chartreusis and carries:
- the pdxS gene encoding pyridoxal 5'-phosphate synthase lyase subunit PdxS — protein: MSNSENQTPEIGTARVKRGMAEQLKGGVIMDVVTPEQAKIAEDAGAVAVMALERVPADIRKDGGVARMSDPDMIEGIIEAVSIPVMAKSRIGHFVEAQVLQSLGVDYIDESEVLTPADEVNHSDKWSFTTPFVCGATNLGEALRRIAEGAAMIRSKGEAGTGNVVEAVRHLRQIKNEIAKLRGFDNHELYAAAKELRAPYELVKEVAELGKLPVVLFSAGGVATPADAALMRQLGAEGVFVGSGIFKSGDPAKRAAAIVKATTFYDDPKIIADASRNLGEAMVGINCDTLPETERYANRGW
- the pdxT gene encoding pyridoxal 5'-phosphate synthase glutaminase subunit PdxT, yielding MSNTPVIGVLALQGDVREHLIALAAVDAVARPVRRPEELAEIDGLVIPGGESTTISKLAVLFGVMDPLRARVRDGLPVYGTCAGMIMLADKILDPRSGQETIGGIDMIVRRNAFGRQNESFEAALDVKGIAGDPVEGVFIRAPWVESVGAEAEVLAEHEGHIVAVRQGNALATSFHPELTGDHRVHGLFADMVRANRTAESL
- a CDS encoding YebC/PmpR family DNA-binding transcriptional regulator, which codes for MSGHSKWATTKHKKAVIDAKRGKLFAKLIKNIEVAARMGGVDIEGNPTLYDAIQKAKKQSVPNKNIDSAVKRGGGLEAGGADYETIMYEGYGPNGVAVLIECLTDNRNRAASDVRVAMTRNGGNMADPGSVSYMFSRKGVIIVPKGELSEDDVLTAVLEAGAEEVNDLGESFEVLSEATDLVTVRTALQEAGIDYDSADSSFVPSVQVELDEEGAKKIFKLIDALEDSDDVQNVFANFDVSDEIMEKVDA
- the ruvC gene encoding crossover junction endodeoxyribonuclease RuvC, encoding MRVLGVDPGLTRCGVGVVEGVAGRPLTMLGVGVVRTPADAELGHRLVAVEQGIEMWLDEHRPEFVAVERVFSQHNVRTVMGTAQASAVAMLCAARRGIPVALHTPSEVKAAVTGSGRADKAQVGAMVTRLLRLSAPPKPADAADALALAICHIWRAPAQNRLQQAVALHSAKAPSKGRLA